acacacacagctcaggtctAAATCCACCTCTGTACATCAGTcctgagagcagctgctgctcaggctgcCTGCCAGAAGGAGCCTCCTCCCCTGCTCCTCTTCTGTTGCTCCTTAtgctccctcctctgctcctcctctgcctcacctcctctgctcctcctctgcctcacctcctctgcctcacctcctctttctctggcCTCATGTGAGCACTAACACTGAGCAGACCCCACAGGACGGAGACCCGTCAGGGACAAAAGTCTCCATGCCGTTCATGAAAACAGAGATTAACCGGATCACTGCTAACAGGTGCCCCAGCTGCCACGCGAGGCAAAACCACGTCCAAGGTCACCCAGGAGAACCCTGCAGCAGATCAGCCCCGAGGGGGGTCAGAGAGACCAGGACAGGCTGTGTCTCAGACCTCAGACCGGGGTACAAAAATAAAGGTCTTCCTACCTGCAGCTCACACCACGCCACCTCCACCGTGGTCTCCGTGTCCAGCCCCTTATAAACCGTCTTGAACGACCCCCTTCCGATCTCGATGTTGAACTTCAGGTACCTCCCGTCCGGAGACGTCGCCACCGCTTTGGTCTCCGcgtcctccttctcctcctgctcccactGAGAGTCAAACGTGATGCGGGACAAGAccttgttctgtttgttctgaaGTTCGCTTTCCGAGTCCGAGCTGGCCTCCTGGGCGCCGGCTCTCTGCACGGGGGTCCAGGACCCGGCAGCGGGCTCCTGGCTGCACGGGGGGGTGTTGGAGCTGGTCCCCGGGCTGGAGACGGGCGACGGGGACGGCGGAGTGTCCTCGGATTTGTCGTCCTCTGCTCTGGACTCGGGTAATGACAGGATGTTCTCCGCGGACCAGGACAGCGCCTTGGACAGGGCGCCGCTGTACAGAGGACAGTCCACGTCCATGCTGATTTTCTGCAGCCCGTAAGAGTTCCTCCGCGCGCCCACTCCGTGCGTCCTCAGCACGGAGGGGACGCGGGACAGGCAGTCGTCGGTCATATCCACAGAGAGGCCCGGGAAGCCGCGTCCCGCTATCTCAACCTGAGCGTGAGACATGGTGGCGTTGTCCTAGAAGGGGACATGAGGACACCAGAGTCAGTCCGCGTCCAGGCTCAGTTTCCCGGGAAGGTGGCGGAGTCAGAGGCTTTAAACTCGGACCGAGCGGGACGTCATGTGAGCCTGTGACGTCACTGAAGTTTCATTAAAGAAAAGTTGAGTCGTACTCGCCGCTCACAGCCTGCGCGCGCACGGCAGCACCCGCGCGGCTCTGAGCACGAGCTGCTGATATCAACAAGCTCCGCGGGGCCGTGCGTCCTGAGCGCGCGCCCGGCCCCGCCCCTCGCAGCCCGGCCACAGAGGGTCCCTGGATCAGAGGACCAGCTCCAGCCACACACTGAGAGTCTCAGAGTCTCCTGTGAAACCCCAGTGACAGCCTGTCTGTCTACACGTGCTTGTATTGATCTGCTCTGTATCGATCAGCTGATCCACAGCGTGTTTACATCAGTCTGCGCGCAGAACAGAGCGTCTCCTCCTCCGGGACACCGTTTGACTTCCTGTGAATTAAGATAAAGCTGCCGTCACTCCATCAGCCTGAGGGGGGCAGATATGGGCCGGTGCACGGTGCGCCGTGGCCTGCAGGGGGAGCCACAGCCGCTTCTGAAACAGGACAGCATTATCAGCCAAGGCCACCCCGCGCCCCACCTGTGCCAcagactctcacacactcacacacacacagggtttatcagcacacacacagccctgatTCCCCGGAGCTGTATCACAGCACATGATGAGCCTCCTCCATCGGTCAGAGTCCACTCTGCACGTCCACTGCCAGAGCTCCAGAGAAACACACACGTAAACAAAAGTCTGATTTATTGTACAGGGTATGAAAAAGAGGCGGAGCATAGACAGGCGGGGGAACAACAACAAGAGGAGGAGCCATCAGACATGGAGTCCACGGTGGAGACACGAGCCGGGCCGGCTGGagtctctgtgctgctcctcttctgGAAGCGCTGACTCTGAACATAAAGTCCCTCTGGTGTGGTGTGGTGGGAGTTCTTTGGATGTCTGGGTGGAACGGAGGCGGACGTCCAGCTAAGACAGTCAGCTCGTTAAGACAGGGATCAAACTAGCTTCGTTTACAGTAAAGGAGTGAGGGACAGATTTCCCAGAAAGACGTTTAGCATTTAGTCCCCTGATCGACTCATTGCACGTTTACATGGCATCAAATGTCGCCTGTGACGAACACGGCGTCACCTCAAACCCCCCCAACACCTAGAAATGATATCGGTTCTCTTCCAATAACAGGCGGCTTCGAACCACAAGGCAACAACAATTAAAGGACCAGCATCCAGGGCTGGGGTCGTGCAGCCTGAAACCTGTAAGGTACAGAATGAGGGCTCCCagaccgagtgtgtgtgtgtgtgtgtgtgtgtgtgagtccagcACTGATTCAGAAGAATTTGACCCCCTTCCCGTCGTCCATGGTGATGACCTCCGCCTTGCCGTCCGTCTGTAGCGCCTGCAGCGAGCGCAGCAGCATCCACTCCTCCAGGCCGTGGAACTCTGagaggaacacaaacacactttatttaCTGATGACCAACATACAGAGGACGCTCACAGAGGGAGGAAATATCACCGACTATGTTACAGACGAGGAGAAAATCAGGCTGAGAGATGTGGAACCCAGAGGGCCGATCAGATGTACCGACATGAAATCACACAAGTGAAGCAGCGACTGAGTAAACAGAGGAGGCTGAGCAGAACCAGCTGTTCCACACGATAAAGAACGATGCTCTCAGTGTCCTGAAGGGTCGTACCTTCTCCTTCTGTGTCGTCCCCGTTGGACAGCTCATAAAGTGTAAACACTGAGTTGACCATGCCGTTTTTGGAAACCTGAAAAGTTAAAGAGTAAAACAAAGCTCACTCAGGACATCAGCCATGACTCTGTTTCTATCATATATATGGGAAACGTTTCCTTTGGGATCAGTACGAGGCTTTAGCATCAATAAAGTGTCATAATGACCAATAACATGGGTCGACAGGTGTGTCAGGCTTCCTTCTGTGCTATAAATaacaccacaaacaaacaaacaaactgcacagTGTGTGCCTCCGCCCGTGACTCACCCACTGGTATATTAACTTGCCCCACTCCTCCGGTCGTCTCCACATGACTAAACAGCGAGACTTGTTTTTGTCCAACCACTCCAGGTTGCCTGAAGACAGAATCACAGAGAAAACAGCCACCACTCATTACTgcagagactgacagagacacacagaggtcaggGTCCCAGAGACAGAACAGCTTTTACCCTTTTTCCTCAGTTCCTCAAACACAACCTGAATCGCCTCCATTGACAGTTTTCCTGGGATTCAGTTAAGGTTGTTagtaatgaaaatgaaaaactaTCAATATTCTGAAGtgtgtttaacatgctgcttttAAAGAGGGTCATGTGACCCACGCCCCTGAAGTCAGGCTTTAATTTAAACATAACTGGAATCAGTCCTCTGGAGACAATCAGCTGGTTGTATTCCTATCACTGTGGTTTACATGGTGTAAAGCAGAGGAGAGCACTGAGGATACGTTCTATCTTCTTGTTGTTGAACATGGGGCTCTCCTGAGCCTCCATGACGTCCAGGGTGTAGAGCTTGTGGTGTCGGCAGTAGGACAGCGCCAGGGAGCACCACGCCGCCAGCTGCTTCTGTCTGGTGTCAACATTGGGCTGTAGTCTGTCCACCACGAGACAAGCAGGAGACACGAAGAGACAGCAGGTGAGACTCTGTGTGGTTAAAGACGATCAACGGGAAACAAAGCAGCTAAAGCGTGTCGCCACAGGAGGCGTCAGTCAGCAGAGGCTAATACGTCAGCCTGTGCATGCACCAGGACCCCTCACACACTGTTGACCTCAGCTGATGTCCATGCTTCTTTGCAGTGGGCTGCTGGGTAATGACATTAAGAGGAGACGCCAGGACAAACACAGTGTCTGCTTCTAACTGATAGATACTGATCAGCTCATGACCCACATGGACTTCTGCTGATTTTATTTACATGGGGAATTTCTGGGGAAGGAGATAAGAGCTGCACACTTTCCATCATATGTCGGCACGGACCTACATCAGTCTGAGAACAGCAGCTATCAGCCAGGGCTTTAAAGGAGTCATGTAGCTCTGCACAGAACACCCGTCCAGGCTGGCTCTTCTCTGGGAATGTATCTGAGGAGGCcttccaggtgttactgtgtcCCCGGAGGAGGAACGACATGAAAGCCTGACATGAAAGTTAGCTGCTAGCACCTCTAACAGCTCCTTTAGGCTAACGGCTACTTTCGCCTTTAAAACATAAACGTACATATCATTCACATTAAATATCGACACAAAGAGCCGCTTCACCACAAGGACAGAACCCGCTATATAAACTTCAGAGAGGCTGTTTCTGTAAATCCACTTCCGTAGCATTCTGTCAAATGTAGCCggttagctagctaacatgaTGCTAACTCGCAAACCACCGCGATTTGACGCAGTaagaaaaatgaataataaatataatgagCTGGTTTAACATctttataaaacatgttttacaaaTATGTGACTCACGTAAAGAACGGCGGGAAATTATACTGCCAGGGCCACTCAAAACTCATCGCAGGGGATCGGTGTTCACAGCTGACAGCTTCCGGAAGCGCGTCCGACCCTCAAATGGTTCCGACTGAATACACAGATCTCACCAAAGCATCCACGAGGAAAcgacaaaaatacaaacacatgtcAATATAAACCACGGGTAAAAACATGTggactttatatatatatatatatataactgaggtttatttcatgttttgtttgAGGAAGATTTTGTTGCACATATGTTATTTGAACGTTGTTATCTGACATACTTCcatgagaaaaacaaacaaacacaaacgtgCCCTTTGTGTAAACAAAGTTATTTTATTATGGAATAACGTGTGTTGCCAGCATAAATATGCCATCTATCTATTTCTATGTACATCCGTTAATAACATCCACTGTTCTGTTTCTGATTTTACTGCCAAACATGAGAGAGGAGTTAATATTCCTATTGTACAGTTCCTTCAGGCACAGCATGAGAGCATGTGTTACACTCTTCTATTCTTTGTGTCTACGTCACAGCAGGTATTAATATTCTTTTTTATACATCTCTATATTACAGTTCATAAAGGTGGCTGGAAAAAGGAAGCACGGGGTTAGAACACACTCTGAGTTACTGCTATTTACAGTTACTGCAACTTCAAAACAACTTTTACAACTTTctaaaataaagacagaagcAACCATTGATCGTTTCTTAGGGGGGGGGTTTGTCCTGGTTTGACTTGGGCTCTAGGATCACTGCGATTTAAAAGAACAAACAGTAACATTTCCAGAAAGTGACACGTGAGAACAGTCCAAGCCGAGCCGCAGACGGGCTCAGCCTCCCGTCCAATACTGCAAACAGAGTCCTGACAGGAGCCTCCTCTGGAGCTCAGCCTCCCTCAGACATCCTGACTTATTCTAAACTtagatgctgcagtgaagccgCTGACGCAAAGATAAAACAGCACAGTCACATGTTTGGAGGCCCGCGCTGGAGGCCGCCGGCCGCTTTAGCTGGAGTGGAAGATGCGCTCGTACTCATTCAGGATGAACTCCACTATCTGGTTCTGGAAGATCATGTGCATGGCGATGTTTGCAGACTCCATCTCAGGCCGCAGCAGCGTCGGCCCGAACACGATGGCCACGTTCTGCGCGGTCATCCGATTGTCGTCCCCGTACTGAATGACCCTGTGACAGGAGTAAGACACGGGGACAGATTCACAACTAGTATTTTCATGATTCCggtcaaacaataaaaaaatatgttttaaaaaatcgATCGTCCAGACTTGAACTGACAGAAAGATCTGTGacggaaacaggaagtggaggatgACACGGACCTGTGCAAATGTCCGAACAGGAGTCTCATGGTGTCGTGGTTCGGGGCAGGAAGGGACCTGACCAGCTCATAGATGCAGGACAGCTTTGTGTTGTAGTCAGGGATTCCTACAGAAACACACCAACAGGGGGAGCtgtgatgaacacacacaggtctggaGCAGCAGTGTGTCGACGTGTTTGGACTCACGGATGGCGCTGATGAACTTGTTGAAGTGGCTGAAGGGGAACAGCGGCTCAGGAAGCTCTCGGAAAAATAACTTCAGTGCTCCGGTGATGACGTGGACGTCCTCCCACTGCCCGTcctccaggtccagctcctctgtttGAACAGGTGCACTCACCGtgaacacacagcagggggcgctgctgcttAAAGAAAAGTCGATACAGATAGTGGGTGTTACCGTGATCGGCCTTGAAGCGAAGTTTCTGGATGACGGCCAGGTTCCCGCTCACTCTGTACAGCCCGTCGATGtccagccctgcagagcagcacagcggGTCAGCGCCGCACACctcagtgtgtgcagctgtgatgtacatgtgtgtgttacctctcTTCTCCACAGCTCGAACACACTTCTCCACAAAACGAGGAACTGTGGTCTTCTCCTGTACACACAGTGTGGCAAGATGGCAGCCGAACACGTTGTCTGCAGGGCACATTAACTCATCATAACACATCAAAAACTGAGACAAGTGAGAAACGTCCACACAGCTGAGCGCTCTTCATCTCTGTCcacgtgcgtgcgtgtgtgtgttccagctcTTTAACTGTAGTTTATTCACTGTTTTAGTGTATGTATGTAAAAGTGTATTTAAAGGTGTCTGTGTGAGCATGATGCACGTCCTGAGGCCCCCGTGCTGGACATGCCGTGCCGGCTGCTCGTACCTCTGATGTAGCCCTTCTCTTTGACAGACTGCAGGGTGGGACGCTTCATCAGGAACTTCATCAGCTTGGTCCGAACCTTTTTTGGGTCCGTTTCTCCAGTGGAGCCGGAGGACTGCGTGACGCTCGGCCTGGAGGCtgaagaaacaaacagcaggcgTGAACACGGCTGAGAGCGCGTCCCTCGGTGGGAGACACACTGTCAGCCGTTCATTCAACCTACATCTTCGCTTCTCGAGGCCCGCTCCTCGGCCGTCGTCCCGCTCTGGGATTTTTTCGTACAGatctgcatcctcctcctcgGAGTGGTGGTCCTGGTACTCCTGAGAAAACAGGTCAAaccatgagtgtgtgttcttctcGTTCCTTCAACACAATGAACCTCAGGGACTGACCAGCTGTCGAATGGTGTCCACTAAGACTTTGTGCCAGTCGTTGATGATGCTCTCCGTGTCGTACTGGATGAGAAACTCCACGCCATTCTTGGCCTTCAACTGAAGGAGAGACATGCATCAGTCTCTCAGCGAGTCAACGTGTGATATTTGTTAACACAGATCTGctccacaccaacacacacacacacctctaaaaCATTCTTCTTGCTGGATTTGTCCTTGGAGGCCCAGCCAATCAGGGCTCCCTTCAGCTCCACCGTGACCTCAGGCACGATCTGATTGGTCTTGTTctgcatgacaaaaaaaatccagctgTTAACGAAACTGACGGCACAACATTCCAGGAGGAACAAAACGCCGAGCGTCGGCTCGTGACCCGAGGGTTTGCGCTGCTTTCTTTCCGCTCTCAGGTACAAAACCTGACACCAGATTATAAGACATGAGTGTGAGCAGGgaggacacaggaggacacaggagGAGCGCCGCGTCCTGTGACAGAGCGCCTCCTCAACacgtgtgagtgtgtttcaTACCGAGGCCCCTGTCACTGCAGATTTCGGGTCTTTGTGGAAGGTCAGCACTCCTCCGTGGAGAACCGTCCACGTCTGCGTCCAGTTTTTTCTGAAAAGGACAGACAGTGACTGACACTGAGGAGACACCTGAGAGTCACAGCTGAGGAAGAGAGAGCCTACCGGACTTTCTTTCCGTTCTCAGACACCTTGGTCTTGTTGAGAATCCCGGCTTTCTCCAGGTTCTGcacctgcacacaaaacaaacctCGTGACCGTTCTGCTTCTCTGGTGATGTCGTGATGACGAGGGACACAAAGTGaagtcatgcacacacacgatGGACAGCACTCACTGCCAGTACAGTCTGTGAGCATGAATGACTTCAGACGGCTttacaggaagaaaaacacagaggctgAATGTAAACGTTCTGCATCAGAACATTGTGTCTGAGCTATAAAGACACGGACACAGCGCTCTGGTTACCCAGGAAGACTACAGCACATCCTATCCTAAGAACAGGGCGAGATGAGCTTATGATGGAGGAATGGGCCTCTGCTCATCCATAGACTGACGCAGCTGTCTATGGATGGAGCTCAGCTTCACCCTAACCACCCACGTTGTAGCGCAGCCACCTGGAGGTCAGATAATACGGGTTCCTCCCAGGTCTAAACCCAAAAGCCTTTagaaggagacacacagacaacaggCGTTCAGGTCCTAAGGCTCAGCTGAGGAGGACGGTCGGACCGGACAGAGGCTCCACTCACGTTGTGCTGCGTCTCTGGAGAGTTTCCTGTGCTGGAGCTGTCGCTGCTGTAGTCGGACGTGTTCCTCCGGTGAGTGGGGACGAACCTCTGCGGGACAGAAGGACAGTCTGCAGTTTGAAACATTTCACTTCACATTCCTGGAAGCTGCAGGCCTGCCGAGCCTCTCACACCAGCACAGGCCCTCATCTGTATCCAGGAAGTGTGTCTGTCCTcgggctgtttgtgtgtctgtgtgatgcagCTGATTTGCCTTGTTAAATAAGGGTtaaaacctgctgctgcactcACATGTGACAGAAACTTTGAGCCGGCTGACACACCCCTGATGGAagatacatgtacacacaggcctcagagagagagagagagtgtgtgtgtgtgtgtctgtgtctgtgtgtgtgtgtgtgtctgtgtgtgtgtgtgtctgtgtgtgtgtgtctgtctgtgtgtgtgtgtgtgtgtctgtgtgtgtgtgtgtgtgtctgtgtgtgtgtgtgtgtctgtgtgtgtgtgtgtatttgtgtgtgtgtgtgtgtgtctgtgtgtgtgtgtgtgtgtgtctgtgtgtgtgtgtgtctgtgtgtgtgtgtgtctgtgtgtctctgtgtgtgtgtgtctgtgtgtgtgtgtgtgtgtctgtgtgtgtgtctgtctgtgtgtgtgtctgtgtgtgtctgtgtgtgtgtctgtctgtgtgtgtctgtgtgtctgtgtgtgtgtgtgtgtgtgtctctgtgtgtgtgtgtgtctgtgtgtgtgtgtgtgtgtgtgtgtctctgtgtgtgtgtgtgtctgtgtgtgtgtacctcgtCCTGGGCCGAGGTGAGCTGAGCAGGTCCCATGGTGTGTCTCCAGTTTTTGATTGACAGGTTTTCCGTCTCTCCATT
This window of the Parambassis ranga chromosome 6, fParRan2.1, whole genome shotgun sequence genome carries:
- the arhgap27 gene encoding rho GTPase-activating protein 15 isoform X2, giving the protein MVDTYSRVWSSHRAKRGLTLPLGSQVEEDSLRSAVYVNVAQLRQSISESPPSAPSSYSPSYLHPEGWEVHVDQDSGQEYYYHPATGRTTWDSPFLDTPTDPEPFPAEEPCSPSPPQSPASPAVWASDWEQLVDETSGRPYFYNPMSGETSWDPPEQLSPYPPVMEPMSVHRFHEDGPPPLPEEDYPAQEYPPADRLEAYEELHATGPPTLPKEFTLSHVSRTVIPRANLDRSTPAGWNLTVEHNGTWVFTSENSPDQWIKSVDDRGQTYYYLRDGSRSQWTLPEAPVAPAQSRVENGETENLSIKNWRHTMGPAQLTSAQDERFVPTHRRNTSDYSSDSSSTGNSPETQHNVQNLEKAGILNKTKVSENGKKVRKNWTQTWTVLHGGVLTFHKDPKSAVTGASNKTNQIVPEVTVELKGALIGWASKDKSSKKNVLELKAKNGVEFLIQYDTESIINDWHKVLVDTIRQLEYQDHHSEEEDADLYEKIPERDDGRGAGLEKRRSSRPSVTQSSGSTGETDPKKVRTKLMKFLMKRPTLQSVKEKGYIRDNVFGCHLATLCVQEKTTVPRFVEKCVRAVEKRGLDIDGLYRVSGNLAVIQKLRFKADHEELDLEDGQWEDVHVITGALKLFFRELPEPLFPFSHFNKFISAIRIPDYNTKLSCIYELVRSLPAPNHDTMRLLFGHLHRVIQYGDDNRMTAQNVAIVFGPTLLRPEMESANIAMHMIFQNQIVEFILNEYERIFHSS
- the vps25 gene encoding vacuolar protein-sorting-associated protein 25 translates to MSFEWPWQYNFPPFFTLQPNVDTRQKQLAAWCSLALSYCRHHKLYTLDVMEAQESPMFNNKKIERKLSMEAIQVVFEELRKKGNLEWLDKNKSRCLVMWRRPEEWGKLIYQWVSKNGMVNSVFTLYELSNGDDTEGEEFHGLEEWMLLRSLQALQTDGKAEVITMDDGKGVKFF